The sequence TTCTGGATTGCTTCGCTCGCAATGACGGGTGAGGCGATACCTTACCTATTTGTCCCAAAGATCTTCCGCGCCTCGGCTGGAGACGCAATCTCGCGGCCGGCGCGGCGGGCGCAGGCGGCGACCGCTTCGATCAACTGGCCGTTCGAGGTGACCTTCTTGCCGTCGGGGAGATAGAACGTGTCCTCCAAACCGGTGCGCAGGTGGCCGCCGAGCTCGGCACAGCGCCGGTGCAGGGGCCAGATCTCCTCGCGGCCAATCGCGGTGACCTGGAAGTGTGCTTCGGGCCGCTTCAGCCTGATCAGGATCGGCAGCAGCTCGGGATCAGCAGGCATTCCCGAGGCGACACCCATGACAAAGTTATATTCGAGCGGGCCCTTGTACATGCCGACTTGGGTGTACATGCCGACGCAGCGGACGATGCCGACGTCGAAACATTCGAACTCGGGGATGGTGCCGACGCCGTTCATGACGTCGAGATAATCCTTCACCTTC comes from Bradyrhizobium diazoefficiens and encodes:
- a CDS encoding 3-keto-5-aminohexanoate cleavage protein, with product MSDKAVITCALNGVLTDPKQHNVPVTPEQMAREAKAAFDAGASIMHIHLRQQAPDKGHLPSWDVSVSREIQQAIREACPGVIINHTSGVSGPNYSGALDCIRETRPEIAACNAGSLNYLKVKADNTWAWPPMMFDNAVEKVKDYLDVMNGVGTIPEFECFDVGIVRCVGMYTQVGMYKGPLEYNFVMGVASGMPADPELLPILIRLKRPEAHFQVTAIGREEIWPLHRRCAELGGHLRTGLEDTFYLPDGKKVTSNGQLIEAVAACARRAGREIASPAEARKIFGTNR